The Deltaproteobacteria bacterium genome contains the following window.
GCAATTTAGCTCCGCACGATTTTATATGTCGGGACAATCGTGTGGAGTGAAAATTCAGCCCCCGGAATGACTTCTTGCGCCTGCGGCGTGCACACAACTCTAACGAGTTGTATGCACCACCCCAAAAAGAGGTATTTAAGAAAACAGCAAGATTGTGTCGGGCACCCGGCATCTCTTCTGACGAGCCCATCCCTTTTTAACCAATAAGGCGGCTTTGTCCACACCGATATACTGGGGCAACCCGAGATTGGCCGTCTTATTGACAACCTCTGCCCTGTCTTCCTTATGGTAGAAGCGGCCAACCAGGTCAGTGGTGAGCCTCTCCTTATCCATGCGTCTGTGCCGCTCCCGGTCGGTAGCAGTGGTGGGTTCATTCACGCTCTTTACCCACCAGGGGTAGCGCTTTCTCTGGTTGCGGTATACCGGGGCCGGATCAGGTGCTTCATCAACCTGACCCGATGGCAATCCTATCTCACCGGCATCATTGACAGTCGTTTCTTCTCCAGATAATCCGTGAGTCATATCTTCAACCTCCTTTTACGTGTATCCTGGTGATAATCGATGTTTGACGGGTGATCGTCCCCGATAAGATCTGATCCGCCCCCATAATTCCGAATTATGCGGCGATCGACTATCAACTCGAATTATGCGACATGGGCCGCAATTTCCGTGTTTCAAGCCCTCTAACCCCGATTTTGGCCTATTTAACAGGCCTTGGTCCAGACCGGGGGGCTTGCATTCATCCAACAAAAGGCTCTTTCTTGCCGATTTCTCTGAAAATCCTAAGTTCTCTCGATTTACGGGCATAGTAATCCATCGTTCTTTTTCCGGTCAAGCATAACTTTTCCGTCAGCCATGACCCAGCACAGCCTGGTAGTAATGTCGCAGCGGAAAAGCAGAAGCCACATGCACCCACCAATATCGGCTATGGCAACGAAGTTACCGAACTTAAGATCTAAAACATGTTGCATAAGCCTTGCTCCTTGCTGGACACAATACTTTGTGGTTTGAGAAATTAATCGAGACTGAAACCGTCTGCAATTATCCGCTATGGCGATTCCCACATCAATAGTGAAGATTTCATGTGAAATCCTTGAACAGCTACTGTTTTCTCAGGATGCTGATATCCTGGCGAAGTGTGTAGGGATCACAGCTTTTCTTCAACCGTTGATACATTGAGAGTGTTCCAACTCTGCTAAAATTACAGATATGATAATTGGGTGTTGTCAAGTCAAGTAAATCTTAATTTTGATTATTGTAAAATCATCTTCGTCCAACGACATATAAGGAGCGTATCCTTTAGGACATTCTTAGGCCTCAGCCGCGGCCTGCCTTCTTTCCTTTTCCTTTTTTCGCCACACCAGGCGAACCAGAAGAATGCTGATTTCATAAAGAACTATCAAAGGTAAGGCCATGAAAACCTGGCTGATGACGTCAGGCGGGGTCAGGATAGCCCCGATTACAAAAATAAGCAGAATAGCGAACTTACGCTGGCGAGCCAGGAAGGGGGCATTGACCAGGCCCATCTTGGCCAGGAAGACCATGACCACCGGAAGCTCAAAAACCAGGCCAAAGCCGAACAGGAGCTTGAGGGAAAAAGAAAAATATTGAGCCACCGCTGGCAGGGCCCGGATGGATTCGTCGGAAAATCCCAGGAAAAACCTGAACCCAACCGGAAAGACGATAAAATAGCCAAAGAGCGCGCCGATGATGAACATGAGCGTGGACCACACCACAAAGGGAACGACGTACCGCCTTTCATTACGATAAAGCCCTGGAGCGGCGAAGTTCCAGAGTTGATAAAAGATGACCGGCAGCGCCAGGATGATCCCGCCCCATAACCCAAGTTTCAGGTAGGTGAAAAAGGCTTCAGGCAGGCCGGTGTATATGAGTTGCTCCCCTTCGGGCATGGCCTTGAGAAGAGGGCGGATTAAAATTTTAAAAAGGGGCTTGGAAAAGTAATAACTGATGGCAAATCCGAACCCGACGGCGATGAAACAGATGATCAGACGGCGGCGAAGCTCCGCGAGATGGACCAGGAAAGGCATCTTGGCGCCGCCTTTTAAATCCAGTTCTTCTTCCTGGGAAACCTCCTTTTCCTGATCTTCAGACATCGGCTTTGCTGGCCGGCTCCTTCTTTTCTTGCTCATCACTTTCATCCGAAGGCGCCTCCGCCTTGACCTCCGCCTTGGCTTCAGCCAGGGCCCAGGCCTTTAAGGCCTCATCATCAAGCTCCTCTTCTGGTTCCAGATCGTCCCCTTGTGGCTCATCCGTGTCTTCGTGACCGGTAGAATCGCCTTCTTTGGCCAGAGAGCTGGCTGTATCCTTTAGATCCGAGAACTCCTCCTTGACCATGCCATAGACCTCGTTCTTGGCTTCAGTGAGCGATTTTGAAATCTCTTTTAAGTCGTCGTCAGCATCAATAGTCTTTTTTAATTCGTCCGTGGCCCGCCTGAACTCACCAATGCCACGCCCCAGGGCCTTGGCCATGTCAGGCAGATGCTTGGGCCCGATCACGACAAGGGCAATAACTAAAATGATGAGCAGCTCCGGCGTACCGATACCGAACATGAAAACCTCCTGAATATATGAGGTATTGTAAAGCCCTGCCTTAGTTCATGTCAAGAATTCCTAGAAAAAAGAAAAAAAAGGACCAGACTCATCCAGAGCACCGGTCCGCCAGTGGCAAGATATAAATGTTTTAAAGGGTGACTTATCCTCCCTTAAACTTCATCTCAAACATACCTGGGGCTGATAACCTTGAGGTCCGAGGTGTCATACAGGCTTTCTGTTAAAAATAAGCCGGCGGCCACGATCTTTTGAGCCACCTCCTTGATCAAGACCTCGGCCTGGGCCAGAGTCAGGTCTGTCGGTTCCATGGACCTGGAAACCTCGCCAGTCTGAGGCCGGCCCGGCTGGGCCTTGACCGCGGCCTCTTTCT
Protein-coding sequences here:
- the tatC gene encoding twin-arginine translocase subunit TatC; amino-acid sequence: MSEDQEKEVSQEEELDLKGGAKMPFLVHLAELRRRLIICFIAVGFGFAISYYFSKPLFKILIRPLLKAMPEGEQLIYTGLPEAFFTYLKLGLWGGIILALPVIFYQLWNFAAPGLYRNERRYVVPFVVWSTLMFIIGALFGYFIVFPVGFRFFLGFSDESIRALPAVAQYFSFSLKLLFGFGLVFELPVVMVFLAKMGLVNAPFLARQRKFAILLIFVIGAILTPPDVISQVFMALPLIVLYEISILLVRLVWRKKEKERRQAAAEA
- the tatA gene encoding twin-arginine translocase TatA/TatE family subunit produces the protein MFGIGTPELLIILVIALVVIGPKHLPDMAKALGRGIGEFRRATDELKKTIDADDDLKEISKSLTEAKNEVYGMVKEEFSDLKDTASSLAKEGDSTGHEDTDEPQGDDLEPEEELDDEALKAWALAEAKAEVKAEAPSDESDEQEKKEPASKADV